The Merismopedia glauca CCAP 1448/3 genome has a segment encoding these proteins:
- a CDS encoding site-2 protease family protein, whose protein sequence is MFIETLLTDPLLFIRLIIILVVSITIHELAHGIVALSQGDNTPQVTGHMTLNPVVHMGWESLIFLCLVGIAWGQMPVNPSKFRYHKLSNILVSAAGPVSNLGLASIGIAGLYLSKDNGLVSQEFLYLAAQINITLCLFNLLPIPPLDGFHICSEIFPGLKWLENSYFGLFAMMIIWITGIGTIFFVVSQWIICKLVPTLSVCSF, encoded by the coding sequence ATGTTTATCGAAACTCTGTTAACAGATCCTCTTCTATTTATACGTCTAATTATCATTCTTGTGGTTTCAATTACTATCCACGAATTAGCACACGGGATTGTAGCGTTATCTCAAGGAGATAATACGCCCCAAGTTACCGGACATATGACCTTAAATCCAGTGGTTCATATGGGTTGGGAGTCGCTAATTTTCTTGTGCTTAGTTGGAATTGCTTGGGGACAAATGCCGGTTAATCCCAGTAAGTTTCGCTATCATAAACTTAGCAATATTTTAGTATCTGCGGCGGGTCCAGTGTCTAATTTAGGTTTGGCGAGTATTGGTATTGCTGGACTTTATTTATCGAAGGATAATGGATTAGTAAGTCAAGAGTTTTTATATCTAGCCGCACAAATTAATATTACCTTGTGCTTGTTTAATTTATTACCGATCCCTCCCCTAGATGGATTCCATATTTGTAGCGAAATTTTTCCAGGTTTGAAGTGGTTAGAAAATAGTTACTTCGGACTTTTTGCGATGATGATTATTTGGATAACTGGAATTGGAACAATCTTCTTTGTTGTCAGTCAATGGATAATTTGTAAACTGGTTCCAACTTTGTCAGTTTGTAGCTTCTAG
- the larE gene encoding ATP-dependent sacrificial sulfur transferase LarE: MLVEKLEQLKSIFAEMECALIAYSGGVDSTLVAKVAYDVLGDRAVAVTAESASLLPEELEDARIQAAAIGISHRIVQTQEMENPNYTSNPVNRCYFCKSELHDTLKPLARQMGYPYVVDGVNADDLRDYRPGIQAAKERGARSPLAEVGITKAEVRELSQKLGLPWWDKPAQPCLSSRFPYGEEITLPKLQRVGRAEVYLQKLGWKTLRVRSVGDTAKIELPVEQIQNFVASTDLPALVSKFQELGFVYVTLDLEGFQSGKLNQVLTPAKIPVTS, translated from the coding sequence GTGCTGGTAGAGAAACTCGAACAACTTAAATCTATTTTTGCGGAGATGGAATGTGCGTTGATCGCCTATTCTGGCGGGGTAGATAGCACTTTAGTCGCGAAAGTGGCTTATGATGTGTTAGGCGATCGCGCTGTGGCTGTGACGGCTGAATCTGCTTCGTTACTCCCCGAAGAGTTGGAAGATGCTCGGATTCAAGCTGCGGCTATTGGGATTTCTCATCGAATTGTCCAAACTCAGGAAATGGAAAATCCTAATTACACTAGCAACCCAGTCAATCGGTGTTACTTCTGTAAAAGCGAACTCCATGACACCCTCAAGCCTCTAGCACGTCAGATGGGATACCCTTATGTGGTAGATGGGGTAAATGCCGATGACTTGCGAGATTACCGTCCAGGTATCCAAGCAGCGAAAGAAAGAGGAGCTAGATCTCCTTTGGCTGAAGTGGGAATTACTAAAGCTGAAGTGCGAGAATTGTCTCAAAAACTCGGACTCCCTTGGTGGGATAAACCCGCTCAACCTTGTCTGAGTTCCAGATTTCCCTATGGTGAAGAGATTACTTTACCAAAACTGCAACGGGTTGGTAGAGCCGAAGTGTATTTGCAAAAACTGGGTTGGAAGACTTTGCGGGTGCGTTCTGTTGGCGATACGGCAAAAATTGAGCTACCAGTCGAACAAATTCAAAATTTTGTGGCTAGCACCGATTTACCAGCTTTGGTAAGCAAGTTTCAAGAGCTAGGGTTTGTTTACGTGACTCTAGATTTAGAAGGCTTCCAAAGCGGTAAGTTAAACCAAGTTTTGACACCAGCTAAAATACCCGTCACCTCTTGA
- a CDS encoding HAD family hydrolase: MSQLRALLFDVDGTLADTERDGHRVAFNQAFAEAGLDWNWSVELYGKLLEVTGGKERIRHYLKTYCPELSIPSDDEIAGLHATKTKYYLELIAQGKVPLRPGVLRLIQEAREAGLRLAIATTTTMANVTNLLDKTLDPSLFEAIAAGDIVPQKKPAPDIYNYILKEMDLAPEECMAFEDSHPGLRSSTGANLTTIITVNDYTKHQDFSSAPLVLNHFGEPDLPCTVLSGKIQDLKYLDLGTIQQLHAMCV; encoded by the coding sequence ATGAGTCAATTACGCGCCTTACTTTTTGATGTTGATGGTACTTTAGCCGATACCGAACGAGATGGACATCGAGTTGCTTTCAATCAAGCATTTGCAGAAGCTGGTTTAGATTGGAATTGGTCTGTAGAACTGTATGGGAAACTATTAGAAGTAACTGGTGGAAAGGAACGCATCCGTCACTATTTAAAAACCTATTGTCCAGAATTAAGTATTCCAAGCGATGACGAAATTGCTGGCTTACACGCTACTAAAACTAAGTATTATTTAGAATTAATTGCTCAAGGAAAAGTACCACTGCGTCCTGGTGTATTAAGATTAATCCAAGAGGCCCGTGAAGCCGGATTGAGATTAGCGATAGCCACAACCACGACAATGGCTAACGTCACTAACTTATTAGATAAAACCCTAGATCCTAGTTTATTTGAAGCGATCGCGGCTGGTGATATAGTACCCCAGAAAAAACCTGCTCCTGATATCTATAACTATATCCTGAAAGAAATGGATTTAGCCCCAGAAGAATGTATGGCTTTTGAAGATTCTCATCCTGGATTGCGATCGTCTACAGGAGCAAATTTAACTACAATTATTACGGTTAATGATTACACCAAACACCAAGATTTTTCATCTGCGCCCTTAGTATTAAATCATTTTGGCGAACCAGATTTGCCCTGTACTGTTTTATCAGGAAAGATTCAAGATCTGAAATATTTGGATTTAGGGACTATTCAACAATTACACGCTATGTGTGTTTAA
- a CDS encoding SWIM zinc finger family protein produces the protein MEFNYAYSGNTGVIERANNTQMSFAPDLTRQPTYFMGELRQNIAFREAISALHDVVISDLRFKPKDKTAYKEWAAQQLEIDWQLVAAQKQEIKQKIDRLNAEIQSLRHRSYERLKPLYQARQKYFDYIYQKDRDAWFVLDPVITVHPDEVFFECFSMDESSYGRLGASYEVFKDIKEFACGTTNVDYSASLYDEFQKIRTYKTTQLQVDPSGFEVQTTSESAYKEVKIDLPDTWVRGFLQVSSAMSLPTIQFDLQPMDVYNLCMVLRRHKEKQGPRSLRYHLQPGQPVWLVFEPWNIEVICPRSIYTGSSEQTIRVWGRRRLLILERLISVAKKFTVHLLGTGMPSFYVADLGDMSFTLGLSGWTANDWSSSGNFDLMAPRGNVDAATKQTVFQALKTTWRETPSQLAKRLNLSQSTVLGALSSYTQAGRAIYDLNKQVYRVRELSREPLPMDKLRFTNEREASATRFLQENVVKVTEANQNGGVLTLTGEVKERLKTYNPTVKIDGDERIIAAECTCNWHQQNKLYKGPCEHILALRMHHARQCL, from the coding sequence ATGGAATTTAATTACGCCTACAGTGGCAATACCGGAGTTATCGAACGAGCCAATAATACCCAAATGTCATTTGCTCCCGACTTGACTCGTCAACCCACATATTTTATGGGTGAACTGCGGCAAAACATTGCTTTTAGAGAAGCTATTAGCGCCCTTCATGATGTAGTTATATCAGACTTAAGATTCAAGCCAAAAGACAAAACAGCTTACAAAGAATGGGCGGCTCAACAGTTAGAAATTGATTGGCAATTAGTAGCTGCTCAAAAACAAGAAATAAAACAAAAGATCGATCGTCTTAATGCCGAAATTCAAAGCTTAAGACACCGCTCTTACGAACGTTTAAAACCATTATATCAAGCCAGACAAAAGTATTTTGATTATATTTATCAAAAAGATCGAGATGCTTGGTTTGTCCTCGATCCAGTAATTACAGTACATCCAGATGAAGTATTTTTTGAATGCTTTAGTATGGATGAATCTAGCTATGGTAGATTAGGTGCTAGTTATGAAGTATTCAAAGATATTAAAGAGTTTGCTTGCGGAACTACTAATGTAGATTACTCAGCTAGTTTATACGATGAATTTCAAAAAATTCGCACTTATAAAACCACTCAATTACAAGTAGATCCTTCCGGTTTTGAAGTTCAAACTACTAGCGAATCAGCCTACAAAGAAGTCAAAATCGACTTACCAGATACGTGGGTAAGGGGGTTTTTACAAGTTAGTTCGGCGATGTCACTTCCAACGATTCAATTTGACTTACAACCGATGGATGTCTACAATCTTTGTATGGTGTTGCGTCGCCACAAAGAGAAGCAAGGCCCTCGCAGTTTGCGCTATCATCTGCAACCCGGACAACCAGTGTGGCTAGTGTTTGAACCGTGGAATATTGAAGTAATTTGTCCCCGTTCTATCTATACAGGAAGTTCCGAACAGACGATTAGAGTCTGGGGAAGACGGCGATTACTGATTTTAGAAAGACTTATTTCCGTGGCGAAAAAGTTTACCGTTCACCTGTTGGGAACGGGTATGCCTTCATTCTACGTTGCGGATTTGGGAGATATGTCATTTACCCTGGGTTTATCGGGATGGACTGCCAATGATTGGTCTAGTTCTGGCAATTTTGACTTAATGGCACCCCGTGGAAATGTCGATGCTGCAACTAAGCAAACTGTATTCCAAGCTTTAAAAACTACTTGGCGAGAAACCCCATCTCAATTAGCTAAGCGATTGAATCTCAGTCAAAGTACAGTTTTGGGGGCTTTAAGTTCGTATACTCAAGCAGGAAGAGCAATTTACGACTTGAACAAGCAAGTTTATCGGGTACGGGAGTTGAGTCGCGAACCCCTACCAATGGATAAGCTGAGGTTTACCAACGAACGAGAAGCTAGCGCTACCAGGTTTTTGCAAGAAAATGTCGTCAAAGTGACTGAGGCAAATCAAAATGGGGGTGTTCTTACTTTGACAGGGGAAGTAAAAGAACGCTTGAAGACTTATAATCCTACTGTGAAAATTGATGGAGATGAGCGTATAATAGCAGCAGAATGTACCTGCAATTGGCATCAGCAAAATAAGCTGTATAAAGGCCCTTGCGAACACATTTTGGCACTGCGAATGCACCATGCCCGTCAGTGTCTCTAA
- a CDS encoding WGR domain-containing protein: MKLVKRTTLHNQEGSSDKVYEVDLYQVEPDKYLVNFRYGRRGTNLKEGTKTDTPVDLKAAEKVFDKLVASKVKGGYQDVTVAETASVKPVTKDPAARQQAILKCIAEGGSPKWSLERAIWRAGELKIAEATPLIIPLLGGGNDLKDYCIAAALGNCGGKGAIPALINLYQKPSTPDFVSRIAFEGLLKLSDEETRSQLQSEMIDLLPTELQTTVKRGSATDFCKILTNYLETDDYRRFEVLDTLYRIDNQYARPALLNILRTAPLRPNYWQRMRHIFKMAEYRQDAEVFGILTYRLEKEAAMFDSDRYYIKLPNGTWVRKYQYEYNQETREYRKWDNPEYKNAMSAPDAKLGYSNQTRNYLRRRVWRTLTELGEEQDSQYINLATQILLQYSDTDAESPRSSTFYRWEREGGNWRSIAYHHHWDSFARYHLLYHILYENSDRYQLKHNSKAWCCVEPYQPGNAEPEAREESFPELWEQNPEALLKLLLESNCQPVHKFAVKAIRCCQDFCSQIELSSLIKLLQKPYEITAKLGFELLEGKYDPNVFNLELILAALNSAYKPARERSHEWILSQQSYFLQDSNFVATLITNEHPDNRLFARELLSTHIWDDGNRAKVFIGRLIAILIGLEDSQANLAQEIGETLLVSFTPQLSNLGLGVILDLLKHSLKEVQELAAQILLNHEIKAVDLPTELIESLLDSQHESIRLIGIRIFGKLPSEILSQRYELLLSMTTHKLASIRQEVRPIVGRLSRESADFSQRISDELINKLSRQEKVEGLHEYIVNLLQNEVTDWMKQVTKSQVMKLLESQSVFAQELGLNLLQNSSETWLAELEVLELVKLASHELIKVREIAQSIVTQRVNILKSDASAMKVAVKLLESKWEDTQNFAQALFTEKIQLQEWTPEILISICDSVKENVREFGRELVNKTFQQSYGEEYLLKLSEHPSADMQLFATDYLTDYASGRSAKIEELKSYFIRVLSLVNRGAVAKKRVFTFLEREATQSEFVASLVAEIMTRQSMTICISDRAKAIQLLHQIQRHYPHISLPISVKPVTLTR, from the coding sequence ATGAAACTAGTTAAACGCACTACTCTTCATAATCAAGAAGGTTCTTCTGATAAAGTCTATGAAGTCGATTTGTATCAGGTTGAACCGGATAAGTATCTAGTTAATTTCCGTTATGGCAGGCGGGGTACTAATCTAAAGGAAGGTACAAAAACAGATACACCTGTAGATCTCAAAGCCGCAGAAAAAGTATTTGATAAGTTAGTCGCGTCTAAAGTTAAAGGTGGTTATCAAGATGTGACGGTTGCGGAAACAGCTTCGGTAAAACCTGTCACTAAAGATCCCGCAGCACGTCAGCAGGCTATTCTTAAGTGTATAGCAGAAGGTGGTAGTCCGAAATGGTCCCTAGAACGAGCCATATGGCGCGCTGGAGAGTTGAAAATTGCTGAGGCGACTCCCCTCATAATTCCCCTTTTAGGTGGCGGGAATGACCTAAAAGACTACTGTATAGCTGCTGCTTTGGGTAACTGTGGTGGTAAAGGTGCAATTCCGGCTTTAATTAATCTTTATCAAAAACCCTCAACTCCAGATTTTGTCAGTCGGATAGCTTTTGAAGGTTTGTTGAAACTTTCGGATGAAGAGACTCGCAGTCAATTGCAATCTGAGATGATTGACTTGCTACCAACAGAGTTGCAAACCACAGTTAAACGCGGTTCGGCGACGGATTTTTGCAAAATTTTAACTAATTATTTAGAAACCGATGATTATCGACGGTTTGAAGTATTAGATACTTTATATAGAATTGATAACCAGTACGCGCGTCCAGCTTTATTAAATATATTACGCACTGCGCCTTTGCGCCCAAATTATTGGCAACGGATGCGCCATATCTTCAAAATGGCTGAGTATCGTCAAGATGCTGAAGTTTTTGGGATTTTGACTTATCGGTTAGAGAAAGAAGCAGCGATGTTCGATAGCGATCGCTACTACATTAAACTCCCTAATGGTACTTGGGTGCGGAAATACCAGTACGAATACAATCAAGAAACTAGAGAGTATCGTAAGTGGGACAATCCTGAATACAAGAACGCTATGTCTGCCCCCGATGCTAAGCTGGGCTATAGCAACCAAACTCGGAATTACTTGCGTCGGAGAGTTTGGCGCACTTTAACAGAATTAGGAGAGGAACAAGATTCCCAATATATTAATTTAGCGACTCAGATCCTGTTGCAGTATTCTGACACAGATGCTGAATCACCAAGAAGCAGTACTTTTTACCGATGGGAACGTGAAGGGGGAAACTGGCGATCCATAGCATACCATCATCATTGGGATAGTTTTGCTAGGTATCATCTGCTGTATCACATTTTGTATGAAAACAGCGATCGCTATCAGTTAAAACACAATTCTAAAGCTTGGTGCTGTGTCGAACCCTATCAACCAGGAAATGCGGAACCTGAAGCTAGAGAAGAATCTTTTCCCGAACTTTGGGAACAAAATCCTGAAGCGTTATTAAAACTACTTTTAGAAAGTAATTGTCAGCCAGTACATAAATTTGCTGTTAAAGCGATTCGCTGCTGTCAGGATTTTTGCAGTCAAATAGAATTATCTAGTTTGATTAAACTGCTTCAAAAGCCTTATGAAATAACGGCTAAATTGGGGTTTGAATTACTTGAGGGAAAATACGATCCGAATGTATTCAATTTAGAATTAATTCTCGCTGCGCTTAATTCTGCTTACAAACCAGCCCGCGAGCGATCGCATGAGTGGATTTTATCTCAACAAAGTTACTTTTTACAAGATAGTAACTTCGTGGCGACATTAATTACTAACGAACATCCCGACAATCGTTTGTTTGCACGGGAATTACTCAGCACTCATATTTGGGATGATGGAAATAGAGCCAAGGTATTTATTGGGCGCTTAATTGCTATTTTAATTGGTTTGGAAGATTCACAAGCAAACCTGGCTCAAGAAATTGGCGAAACTCTTTTAGTTAGTTTTACTCCGCAACTGTCTAATTTGGGATTGGGTGTAATTCTAGATTTGCTCAAACATTCACTCAAAGAAGTTCAAGAATTAGCCGCGCAAATTCTACTTAACCATGAAATAAAGGCGGTGGATTTACCTACAGAATTAATTGAGTCTTTACTAGATTCTCAACACGAGTCAATCCGCTTAATCGGAATTAGAATTTTTGGTAAGTTGCCTTCAGAGATATTGTCGCAAAGATATGAGTTGCTATTATCCATGACAACTCATAAATTAGCAAGTATCCGTCAAGAAGTTCGCCCGATAGTTGGGCGTTTAAGTCGAGAATCTGCGGATTTTTCTCAGAGAATTAGTGATGAATTAATTAATAAATTGAGTCGGCAAGAGAAGGTAGAAGGTTTACACGAATATATTGTAAATTTGCTGCAAAATGAAGTTACTGACTGGATGAAACAAGTCACTAAGTCGCAAGTGATGAAGTTGCTAGAATCTCAATCGGTTTTCGCTCAAGAATTGGGATTAAACCTGTTACAAAATAGTTCTGAAACTTGGTTAGCCGAATTAGAAGTCTTAGAGTTAGTCAAATTAGCCAGTCATGAATTAATTAAAGTCAGAGAAATTGCTCAATCCATAGTTACTCAAAGGGTAAATATCCTGAAAAGCGATGCCTCAGCCATGAAGGTGGCTGTGAAGTTGCTAGAATCAAAATGGGAAGATACGCAAAACTTTGCTCAAGCACTATTTACCGAAAAAATTCAGTTACAGGAATGGACTCCTGAAATCTTAATTAGTATCTGCGATAGCGTCAAAGAAAATGTCCGGGAGTTTGGGAGAGAGTTGGTAAATAAGACTTTTCAGCAAAGCTATGGAGAAGAGTATTTACTCAAATTGAGCGAACATCCATCAGCAGATATGCAACTATTTGCCACTGATTATTTAACCGATTACGCTAGTGGTAGATCGGCTAAAATAGAAGAGTTGAAATCTTATTTTATACGGGTTTTATCTTTAGTCAATCGTGGTGCAGTCGCCAAAAAACGAGTTTTTACTTTTCTGGAACGAGAAGCGACTCAAAGTGAATTTGTAGCCAGTTTAGTGGCTGAAATTATGACTAGACAATCTATGACAATTTGTATCAGCGATCGCGCTAAAGCCATTCAACTTCTTCATCAAATTCAACGACATTATCCCCATATTTCTCTACCTATTTCTGTTAAACCAGTTACCCTTACCAGATAA
- a CDS encoding 50S ribosomal protein L25/general stress protein Ctc: MQLTVECQQRVAGSKARALRRSGTIPAVLYGHKGNESVSLTIEAKAAENLLKRAAVNNTLIDLSIPELSWSGKALLREVQKHPWKNNTYHLSFFAVSAQSHVDVQIPLHFTGEAPGVKVEGGILDPIMNEMNVRCAPDSIPDGIDISVTGLGLGDSLLVKDIVLPAGVSSLDEPEQTVVKVLAPQTSGEAEA, from the coding sequence ATGCAACTAACAGTCGAATGTCAACAGCGTGTTGCTGGTAGTAAGGCTAGAGCTTTACGTAGAAGTGGTACGATCCCTGCGGTATTATACGGTCATAAAGGAAATGAGTCAGTTTCTTTGACAATTGAAGCTAAAGCCGCCGAAAATCTCCTCAAACGTGCTGCGGTTAATAATACTTTGATCGATTTAAGTATACCTGAGCTTTCTTGGAGCGGTAAGGCTCTGTTGCGGGAAGTCCAAAAACACCCTTGGAAAAATAATACTTATCATCTGAGTTTCTTTGCTGTTAGCGCTCAATCACACGTTGACGTTCAAATACCTTTACACTTTACAGGTGAAGCTCCTGGGGTCAAGGTTGAAGGTGGAATTCTCGATCCCATTATGAACGAAATGAACGTCCGTTGCGCTCCAGATAGCATTCCTGATGGGATTGATATTAGCGTCACTGGTTTGGGTTTAGGAGATAGTTTGCTGGTAAAAGATATTGTTTTACCAGCAGGTGTTAGCTCCCTTGATGAACCAGAGCAAACTGTCGTCAAAGTGTTAGCTCCTCAAACTAGTGGAGAAGCTGAAGCTTAA